In Vigna unguiculata cultivar IT97K-499-35 chromosome 3, ASM411807v1, whole genome shotgun sequence, a single genomic region encodes these proteins:
- the LOC114178303 gene encoding FGGY carbohydrate kinase domain-containing protein isoform X3, whose translation MDHRAVEQAERINSSKSPVLEYCGGAVSPEMEPPKLLWVKENLQESWSMVFRWMDLSDWLSYRATGDDTRSLCTTVCKWTYLGHAHMHHVNDNHSRDMEACGWDDHFWEEIGLGDLIEGHHAKIGRSVAFPGHPLGSGLTPTAAKELGLEPGIPVGTSLIDAHAGGVGVIESVPPSEAEEHDKEAICNRMVLVCGTSTCHMAVSQKKLFIPGVWGPFWSAMVPEYWLTEGGQSATGALLDHIIESHAASTRLANRAASQDISVFELLNKMLETMIVEQNLSFVASLTEDVHVLPDFHGNRSPIADPKAKGVIYGLTLDTSEKQLALLYLAAVQGIAYGTRHIVEHCNANGHKINTLLACGGLSKNSVFMQEHADIIGCPIILPRESESVLLGAAILGAVATRKCLNLKEAMKAMNAPGEVIHPSKDPKVKKYHDAKYKIFRGLYEQQLSYRSMIAQALS comes from the exons ATGGATCATAGAGCCGTAGAACAAGCCGAAAGGATCAATTCCTCTAAATCACCTGTATTGGAGTATTGTGGTGGAGCTGTTTCACCAGAAATGGAACCTCCAAAG CTTCTGTGGGTTAAAGAAAATTTGCAAGAATCTTGGTCAATGGTTTTCAGGTGGATGGACTTGAGTGATTGGTTGTCATACAG gGCTACCGGGGATGATACTCGCAGTCTATGCACCACTGTTTGTAAATGGACTTATCTGGGTCATGCACACATGCATCATGTCAATGATAACCACTCTCGAGATATGGAAGCTTGTGGATGGGATGATCACTTTTGGGAGGAAATTGGTTTGGGTGATCTTATTGAAGGACATCATGCTAAGATAG GACGAAGTGTTGCTTTCCCTGGCCATCCTCTGGGTTCTGGTCTTACTCCAACTGCAGCAAAG GAATTGGGTCTGGAACCGGGAATTCCTGTTGGGACATCACTCATAGATGCTCATGCCGGTGGCGTGGGGGTAATTGAAAGTGTGCCACCATCAGAAGCTGAAG AACATGACAAGGAAGCTATTTGCAATCGTATGGTGTTAGTTTGTGGAACTTCTACATGCCATATGGCAGTATCCCAGAAGAAATTGTTCATTCCAGGGGTTTGGGGTCCATTTTGGTCAG CAATGGTACCAGAATATTGGCTAACTGAAGGTGGGCAGAGTGCTACTGGTGCATTATTGGATCATATAATCGAAAGTCATGCTGCTTCTACACGCCTTGCAAATCGAGCTGCTTCCCAag ATATTTCAGTGTTTGAGCTTCTGAACAAGATGTTGGAAACAATGATAGTTGAGCAGAACCTATCCTTTGTTGCTTCCTTGACTGAAGATGTACACGTGCTTCCTGACTTCCATGGGAATAG GTCTCCCATTGCAGATCCAAAAGCAAAAGGTGTCATCTATGGTTTGACACTTGACACAAGTGAGAAACAGTTGGCTCTCCTTTACCTGGCAGCTGTGCAGGGCATTGCATATGGCACACGTCACATTGTAGAGCATTGCAATGCTAATGGTCACAAA ATCAACACACTACTTGCGTGTGGTGGCCTTTCAAAGAATTCTGTCTTCATGCAAGAACATGCTGATATTATTG GTTGCCCCATAATTCTTCCGAGGGAAAGTGAATCTGTGCTCTTAGGTGCGGCTATTCTGGGTGCTGTCGCTACAAGGAAATGTCTTAACCTTAAGGAGGCCATGAAAGCCATGAATGCACCAGGCGAG GTCATTCATCCATCTAAGGATCCGAAGGTCAAAAAGTACCATGATGCCAAATACAAGATCTTCCGTGGCCTTTATGAACAGCAGCTCTCTTATCGTTCCATGATTGCCCAAGCCTTATCATAG
- the LOC114178303 gene encoding FGGY carbohydrate kinase domain-containing protein isoform X2: MMSDTGGVFSDTQYQPLEMAVSSTPDKPSRTVFLGVDVGTGSARAGLFDKKGKLLGLSSSPIQIWKDGACVEQSSTDIWLAVCAAVKAACSKAKVAPTEVQGLGFAATCSLVAVDSDSSPVSVSLSGDSRRNVIVWMDHRAVEQAERINSSKSPVLEYCGGAVSPEMEPPKLLWVKENLQESWSMVFRWMDLSDWLSYRATGDDTRSLCTTVCKWTYLGHAHMHHVNDNHSRDMEACGWDDHFWEEIGLGDLIEGHHAKIGRSVAFPGHPLGSGLTPTAAKELGLEPGIPVGTSLIDAHAGGVGVIESVPPSEAEEHDKEAICNRMVLVCGTSTCHMAVSQKKLFIPGVWGPFWSAMVPEYWLTEGGQSATGALLDHIIESHAASTRLANRAASQDISVFELLNKMLETMIVEQNLSFVASLTEDVHVLPDFHGNRSPIADPKAKGVIYGLTLDTSEKQLALLYLAAVQGIAYGTRHIVEHCNANGHKINTLLACGGLSKNSVFMQEHADIIGHSSI; the protein is encoded by the exons ATGATGTCCGACACAGGAGGGGTTTTCTCCGATACACAATATCAACCCTTAGAAATGGCCGTTTCTTCCACTCCCGACAAGCCTTCTCGTACGGTATTCCTCGGCGTCGACGTCGGCACCGGCAGCGCTCGTGCAG GTCTTTTTGACAAGAAAGGAAAGCTTCTTGGTTTGTCAAGCAGCCCGATTCAGATATGGAAAGATGGTGCCTGTGTTGAG CAATCCTCTACAGATATATGGCTTGCAGTTTGTGCAGCTGTAAAAGCAGCTTGCTCTAAAGCTAAAGTTGCACCAACAGAAGTACAGGGTCTGGGATTTGCAGCTACTTGTTCTCTTG TTGCAGTGGATTCTGATAGCTCACCTGTTTCGGTTTCTTTGAGTGGTGATTCAAGAAGAAATGTTATTGTATGGATGGATCATAGAGCCGTAGAACAAGCCGAAAGGATCAATTCCTCTAAATCACCTGTATTGGAGTATTGTGGTGGAGCTGTTTCACCAGAAATGGAACCTCCAAAG CTTCTGTGGGTTAAAGAAAATTTGCAAGAATCTTGGTCAATGGTTTTCAGGTGGATGGACTTGAGTGATTGGTTGTCATACAG gGCTACCGGGGATGATACTCGCAGTCTATGCACCACTGTTTGTAAATGGACTTATCTGGGTCATGCACACATGCATCATGTCAATGATAACCACTCTCGAGATATGGAAGCTTGTGGATGGGATGATCACTTTTGGGAGGAAATTGGTTTGGGTGATCTTATTGAAGGACATCATGCTAAGATAG GACGAAGTGTTGCTTTCCCTGGCCATCCTCTGGGTTCTGGTCTTACTCCAACTGCAGCAAAG GAATTGGGTCTGGAACCGGGAATTCCTGTTGGGACATCACTCATAGATGCTCATGCCGGTGGCGTGGGGGTAATTGAAAGTGTGCCACCATCAGAAGCTGAAG AACATGACAAGGAAGCTATTTGCAATCGTATGGTGTTAGTTTGTGGAACTTCTACATGCCATATGGCAGTATCCCAGAAGAAATTGTTCATTCCAGGGGTTTGGGGTCCATTTTGGTCAG CAATGGTACCAGAATATTGGCTAACTGAAGGTGGGCAGAGTGCTACTGGTGCATTATTGGATCATATAATCGAAAGTCATGCTGCTTCTACACGCCTTGCAAATCGAGCTGCTTCCCAag ATATTTCAGTGTTTGAGCTTCTGAACAAGATGTTGGAAACAATGATAGTTGAGCAGAACCTATCCTTTGTTGCTTCCTTGACTGAAGATGTACACGTGCTTCCTGACTTCCATGGGAATAG GTCTCCCATTGCAGATCCAAAAGCAAAAGGTGTCATCTATGGTTTGACACTTGACACAAGTGAGAAACAGTTGGCTCTCCTTTACCTGGCAGCTGTGCAGGGCATTGCATATGGCACACGTCACATTGTAGAGCATTGCAATGCTAATGGTCACAAA ATCAACACACTACTTGCGTGTGGTGGCCTTTCAAAGAATTCTGTCTTCATGCAAGAACATGCTGATATTATTG GTCATTCATCCATCTAA
- the LOC114178935 gene encoding transcription factor MYB36 yields the protein MGRAPCCDKANVKKGPWSPEEDAALKAYIENNGTGGNWIALPQKIGLKRCGKSCRLRWLNYLRPNIKHGGFTEEEDNIICNLYISIGSRWSIIAAQLPGRTDNDIKNYWNTRLKKKLLGRRKQSNFNAKDTNNGIEENTYSNALSSSALERLQLHMQLQSLQNPFSFYNNPALWPRLHPFQEKVIQSLQSLNEGSNPVVQDALSSPHVEQGQKDEFIYKPQHDAAKIHSPQLHLLDNIPSSNSGLPFVASESNNNPMHSSLAPRAEAVEQTNNVGFQQLGALQTELDDILNNRTMGYVPQEDHQMAEFDCFREMNGSKDSLIWWSNDSDTRSASSNSWESSTTPALLTQGMFQDYELGYSL from the exons ATGGGTAGAGCTCCATGCTGTGACAAGGCCAACGTCAAGAAAGGACCATGGTCTCCTGAAGAGGATGCTGCACTTAAGGCCTACATTGAAAACAACGGAACTGGTGGCAATTGGATTGCTCTTCCTCAGAAAATTG GGCTCAAGAGATGTGGAAAGAGTTGTAGACTTAGGTGGTTAAATTACTTGAGACCTAATATCAAACATGGTGGATTTACTGAAGAAGAAGACAACATCATCTGCAACCTTTACATTAGCATTGGTAGCAG GTGGTCCATAATTGCTGCTCAGTTACCTGGAAGGACAGATAACGACATCAAGAACTATTGGAACACTAGATTGAAGAAGAAACTGCTCGGGAGGCGCAAACAATCTAACTTCAACGCAAAGGACACAAATAATGGAATAGAGGAGAACACTTATTCAAATGCCCTAAGCAGCTCGGCACTTGAAAGACTCCAACTGCACATGCAACTTCAAAGCCTTCAAAACCCTTTCTCTTTCTATAATAACCCTGCGTTGTGGCCTAGGTTGCATCCTTTCCAAGAAAAGGTGATCCAGAGTCTGCAATCTTTGAATGAGGGCTCTAACCCTGTGGTGCAAGATGCTTTGTCTTCACCCCATGTTGAACAAGGACAAAAAGATGAGTTCATCTACAAACCTCAACATGATGCTGCAAAGATCCACAGCCCACAGCTTCATCTTTTGGACAATATTCCTTCAAGTAACAGTGGACTTCCCTTTGTTGCTTCTGAGAGCAATAATAATCCAATGCACTCGAGTCTTGCACCGAGAGCTGAGGCTGTTGAACAGACTAATAATGTTGGATTTCAGCAACTTGGTGCACTGCAAACTGAACTAGATGACATTCTCAACAACAGAACAATGGGTTATGTGCCTCAGGAAGATCATCAGATGGCTGAATTTGATTGTTTCAGAGAGATGAATGGCTCCAAGGACAGCCTGATTTGGTGGTCCAATGATTCTGATACCAGATCAGCATCCTCAAATTCCTGGGAATCATCTACTACTCCAGCCCTTTTAACACAAGGGATGTTCCAAGATTATGAACTGGGTTACAGTCTGTAG
- the LOC114179701 gene encoding flavonoid 3-O-glucosyltransferase-like, whose amino-acid sequence MAVCPTDDRHVAVLAFPYGTHAAPLLSLVRRAAAESPEVSFSFFSTKRSNASVFAGLDEEQLLNIRPYDIEDGLPEDFVPSGNPQDPVAYFVKAMPANYRTAMDEAVAKTGRQITCLVSDAFFWFCADMAEELHAKWIPLWTAGPHPLLAHISSHQIREKLGPDGVRENKEIDFLTGFNGLKAGDLPEGLVEVPEEPFSMMLDKMGDALPRATAVAINSFSAVHSPIAQELESRFHMLLNVGPFILTTPQSVTLDDEGCLPWLNSQEERSVVYISFGSVIMPPPDELTALAEALEEGRYPFIWAFRGNPDKQLPDGFMERTRMQGKVVGWAPQMQILKHAAVGVCITHGGWNSILDCIVGGVPMICRPFFGDQSLNTATLEHVWEIGVGLENNVFTKEETVRVLEIVMSSEQGMMMREKVLQLKDSAMEAAGPEGDSTKNFCTFADILSGLHHGKSHHPHGLKGIRHKIAGAFAAAHHKLRRHHHHHHQKH is encoded by the exons ATGGCTGTTTGCCCTACCGACGACAGGCATGTGGCCGTTTTGGCATTTCCCTATGGAACACACGCCGCTCCGCTTCTGAGCCTGGTGCGTAGGGCGGCGGCGGAGTCACCGGAAGTGTCGTTCTCCTTCTTCAGCACCAAAAGATCCAATGCCTCCGTCTTCGCCGGGCTCGACGAGGAGCAGCTTTTGAACATAAGGCCTTACGACATTGAAGATGGGTTGCCGGAGGATTTTGTGCCCTCGGGGAACCCCCAAGACCCCGTTGCCTATTTCGTTAAGGCCATGCCCGCTAACTATAGGACTGCCATGGATGAAGCCGTGGCGAAAACCGGGAGACAGATCACTTGCTTGGTTTCTGACGCTTTCTTTTGGTTTTGTGCTGACATGGCTGAAGAATTGCATGCCAAGTGGATTCCTCTGTGGACTGCAGGGCCTCACCCTCTCCTTGCTCATATTTCCTCCCATCAAATCAGGGAAAAGCTTGGCCCAGATGGAG TCCGAGAAAACAAAGAAATCGATTTCCTTACTGGTTTCAATGGGTTGAAGGCAGGTGATTTGCCTGAAGGATTGGTGGAAGTGCCAGAAGAACCATTTTCAATGATGTTAGACAAAATGGGAGATGCTTTGCCCCGAGCAACCGCAGTTGCCATAAACTCGTTCAGTGCAGTACACAGTCCTATTGCGCAGGAGCTAGAAAGCAGGTTCCACATGCTTCTGAACGTTGGTCCATTCATTCTGACAACACCACAATCTGTTACTCTAGATGATGAAGGGTGCTTACCCTGGTTGAACTCGCAAGAGGAGAGGTCAGTGGTGTACATAAGCTTCGGAAGTGTGATAATGCCTCCACCAGATGAGTTGACTGCATTGGCAGAGGCGCTAGAAGAAGGTAGGTATCCGTTTATTTGGGCGTTTAGAGGTAACCCTGATAAACAATTACCAGATGGGTTCATGGAAAGGACAAGAATGCAAGGGAAGGTTGTAGGGTGGGCCCCCCAAATGCAGATCCTTAAGCATGCAGCGGTTGGTGTCTGCATCACACATGGTGGATGGAATTCAATTTTGGATTGCATAGTTGGTGGTGTGCCTATGATTTGTAGGCCATTTTTTGGAGACCAGTCGTTGAACACTGCTACACTTGAGCATGTATGGGAAATTGGTGTGGGGCTTGAAAACAATGTTTTCACTAAAGAAGAAACTGTAAGAGTTCTGGAAATAGTAATGTCAAGTGAGCAAGGGATGATGATGCGGGAGAAGGTATTGCAACTCAAGGATTCGGCAATGGAGGCCGCGGGACCTGAAGGTGACTCTACCAAGAATTTCTGCACTTTTGCAGATATTCTTTCAGGTTTACACCATGGCAAATCGCACCATCCACATGGTTTAAAAGGTATCCGCCACAAAATTGCAGGTGCATTTGCTGCAGCACATCACAAATTACGTcgccaccaccatcaccaccatcaaAAGCACTAA
- the LOC114179807 gene encoding uncharacterized protein LOC114179807, with product MCNKGVQCLNECESEIDQGQEFFVMDSPIRSPAAGSGFGEDNRRVKFLCSFLGSIMPRPQDGKLRYVGGETRIVSVCRDISYEELMVKMRELYDGAAVLKYQQPDEDLDALVSVVNDDDVVNMMEEYDKLGSGDGFTRLRIFLFSQSEQDGSSHFIDGDDSERRYVDALNSLNDVADFRRLQQGEYPMMSPVEDIHVAAEQFFNPMSVESGIHSHRSGDLSMPPYNMHHLSIQHPQNVGPRYTEMDSPWNPAYYSPRHHGLHDSRSLVEFPSSPSGRYRMPFPELPEKCIDRGPEEYARHHVNHHPMYDNQQQYADNVFWGPTGAAHSEKTSFPGNVVHGSHVVDGNNICEQCRMGFHRGHPHLEHSNISNGFLPVANHCGECPLPNRDAFPMNVDAKLHPAMYPNEPNSDHRSVYNDTQNHERGWGFQHPTTARVEESRGHLSVSGRVSDVPVANFSLGHGSVTDGHALSSNYLHQPVGPELGTEIFPDQTMTALPHVQLEECNVRYGNPPSPYGVDSNYAVPRGHPPGLWRNTPIPVHMGPPYEANTSPPPVNGMINAALVRGEGSPGFYVGADTQNQWVDSSQKLTGHDCKGIPEYSPAHALKLNPTLLGPENQPPVTVDTIHPPQDVSTGACLEPLQVPKSSFNMIHNQETLRNDTHLAKAKAFESITAKTFESITLLGDGIVVKIEDKVKSPDTQTVSCSEQNKVAENACPATASVDSNNSKSKPEGDCGHVEKLADEDHSVPQDYKHLGNQLNLLPELIASVKKAALEVAEEVKAAAKDDPANSHNQNLDAKEKTINEVEPANAHGDLELNSETDHVDTSKIEPTKAEEEAIARGLQTIKNDDLEEIRELGSGTYGAVYHGKWKGSDVAIKRIKASCFAGRPSERARLITDFWKEALMLSSLHHPNVVSFYGIVRDGPDSSLATVTEFMINGSLKQFLHKKDRTIDRRKRLIIAMDAAFGMEYLHGKNIVHFDLKCENLLVNMRDPQRPVCKIGDLGLSKVKQNTLVSGGVRGTLPWMAPELLSGKSNMVSEKIDVYSFGVVMWELLTGDEPYADMHCASIIGGIVNNSLRPQIPSWCDPEWKSLMESCWASDPAERPSFSEISKKLRTMAASMNVK from the exons ATGTGTAATAAAGGGGTTCAATGCTTGAacgagtgtgagagtgaaattGATCAAGGGCAAGAATTCTTCGTCATGGATAGTCCAATTCGATCGCCAGCTGCCGGTTCAGGCTTCGGCGAAGATAACCGGCGTGTTAAGTTCTTGTGCAGCTTTCTGGGGAGCATAATGCCCCGTCCCCAAGATGGGAAGCTGCGTTACGTAGGTGGCGAGACACGAATTGTGAGTGTTTGTAGAGATATTAGCTACGAGGAGTTGATGGTGAAGATGAGAGAGTTGTATGATGGGGCTGCTGTGTTGAAGTACCAGCAGCCTGACGAGGACCTTGATGCTCTGGTTTCTGTTGTCAATGACGATGATGTGGTTAACATGATGGAAGAGTATGACAAGTTGGGTTCAGGGGATGGATTCACTAGGCTCaggatatttttgttttcacagTCCGAGCAGGATGGTTCCTCACATTTCATTGATGGGGATGATTCTGAGAGGAGGTATGTTGATGCATTGAATAGTTTAAACGATGTTGCTGACTTTAGGAGGTTGCAACAAGGAGAGTATCCAATGATGAGCCCTGTTGAGGATATCCATGTGGCTGCTGAACAGTTTTTTAATCCAATGAGTGTGGAAAGTGGGATTCATTCTCACAGAAGTGGGGACCTATCTATGCCACCGTATAATATGCATCATCTCTCGATCCAGCACCCGCAAAATGTGGGCCCAAGGTATACTGAAATGGATTCTCCTTGGAATCCTGCTTATTACTCTCCTAGGCACCATGGTCTCCACGACTCCAGATCATTAGTTGAATTTCCATCTTCGCCGTCTGGTAGGTACCGAATGCCATTTCCAGAGTTACCGGAGAAGTGCATTGATCGAGGGCCGGAAGAGTATGCTCGACATCATGTAAACCACCATCCTATGTATGATAATCAACAGCAGTATGCTGATAATGTTTTTTGGGGGCCGACTGGAGCAGCACATTCTGAAAAGACAAGTTTTCCAGGCAATGTTGTTCATGGTTCCCATGTTGTTGATGGGAACAACATATGTGAGCAGTGTCGCATGGGTTTTCACAGAGGTCATCCACATCTGGAGCATTCTAATATAAGTAATGGATTTCTACCGGTTGCTAATCATTGTGGAGAATGCCCCCTGCCAAATAGGGATGCTTTCCCCATGAATGTTGATGCAAAGTTACATCCCGCAATGTATCCCAATGAACCTAATAGTGATCACAGGTCTGTTTATAATGATACTCAAAATCATGAGAGAGGTTGGGGTTTTCAGCATCCAACAACTGCTCGGGTTGAAGAATCAAGAGGACATTTATCTGTATCTGGAAGAGTGAGTGATGTTCCAGTTGCAAATTTCTCTCTTGGGCATGGTAGTGTGACCGATGGACATGCCCTGTCGTCCAATTATCTTCATCAACCGGTTGGACCTGAATTGGGTACTGAAATTTTCCCTGACCAAACCATGACTGCATTACCACACGTACAACTAGAAGAATGCAATGTGCGGTATGGAAACCCACCTTCTCCTTATGGAGTAGACAGTAATTATGCTGTGCCCCGTGGACATCCACCTGGTTTATGGAGGAATACACCAATTCCTGTTCATATGGGACCACCTTATGAGGCAAATACCTCACCCCCGCCGGTGAATGGTATGATAAATGCGGCATTAGTCAGGGGAGAAGGCAGTCCAGGGTTTTACGTTGGAGCAGATACTCAAAATCAATGGGTTGATTCCTCACAGAAATTGACAGGACATGATTGTAAAGGCATCCCAGAATATTCGCCTGCACATGCTCTGAAGTTGAATCCAACACTCCTTGGTCCAGAGAATCAGCCCCCAGTTACTGTAGATACCATTCACCCTCCACAGGACGTGAGTACTGGTGCCTGCTTGGAACCTTTGCAGGTTCCAAAATCATCTTTTAATATGATTCATAATCAGGAAACTTTAAGAAATGACACCCATTTGGCTAAAGCAAAGGCCTTTGAATCAATTACTGCAAAGACTTTTGAATCAATTACTTTGCTTGGAGACGGAATAGTGGTAAAAATTGAGGACAAGGTTAAAAGCCCTGACACGCAGACTGTATCTTGTTCAGAGCAAAATAAAGTTGCTGAGAATGCATGTCCAGCTACTGCTTCTGTTGATTCTAATAATTCAAAGTCTAAACCTGAAGGAGACTGCGGGCATGTTGAGAAACTGGCTGATGAGGACCATTCTGTTCCACAAGATTATAAGCATTTAGGTAATCAATTAAACTTGTTGCCTGAGTTGATTGCTTCAGTGAAAAAGGCTGCATTAGAAGTTGCTGAAGAGGTGAAAGCTGCAGCTAAGGATGATCCAGCCAATTCTCATAATCAAAATTTAGATGCCAAGGAGAAAACAATAAATGAAGTAGAGCCAGCG AATGCTCATGGTGATTTAGAATTGAACTCTGAAACTGACCATGTAGATACTTCTAAAATTGAGCCTACGAAGGCTGAGGAAGAAGCAATTGCCAGGGGATTGCAG ACTATTAAAAATGATGATTTGGAGGAGATCCGCGAGCTTGGTTCTGGAACCTATGGAGCTGTTTATCATGGGAAATGGAAAGGCTCTGACGTTGCCATTAAGAGAATAAAAGCCAGTTGTTTTGCTGGAAGGCCATCTGAAAGAGCAAGATTG ATTACAGATTTCTGGAAGGAGGCATTGATGTTGAGTTCATTGCATCATCCAAATGTTGTCTCCTTTTATGGCATTGTTCGTGATGGCCCTGACAGTTCTTTAGCAACAGTCACAGAATTCATGATTAATGGATCTTTGAAACAGTTCTTGCATAAGAAAGATAG AACAATTGATCGTCGTAAGAGACTCATTATAGCCATGGATGCTGCATTTGGGATGGAGTATTTGCATGGAAAAAACATTGTGCATTTTGATTTGAAATGTGAGAATCTATTGGTCAATATGAGAGATCCTCAACGCCCTGTCTGCAAG ATTGGTGATTTGGGTTTATCAAAGGTTAAACAGAACACTCTAGTGTCTGGTGGAGTACGTGGGACTTTGCCATGGATGGCACCGGAGCTTCTTAGTGGGAAAAGCAATATGGTGTCGGAGAAG ATTGATGTGTACTCATTCGGAGTAGTTATGTGGGAGTTGCTTACAGGGGATGAACCCTATGCTGATATGCATTGTGCTTCAATAATAG GTGGTATCGTGAACAACAGTTTACGTCCTCAAATCCCATCATGGTGTGATCCTGAGTGGAAGTCTCTAATGGAAAGTTGTTGGGCTTCTGATCCTGCAGAAAGACCATCATTTTCAGAAATTTCAAAGAAGCTAAGGACTATGGCTGCTTCAATGAATGTGAAATAG
- the LOC114178303 gene encoding FGGY carbohydrate kinase domain-containing protein isoform X1 has product MMSDTGGVFSDTQYQPLEMAVSSTPDKPSRTVFLGVDVGTGSARAGLFDKKGKLLGLSSSPIQIWKDGACVEQSSTDIWLAVCAAVKAACSKAKVAPTEVQGLGFAATCSLVAVDSDSSPVSVSLSGDSRRNVIVWMDHRAVEQAERINSSKSPVLEYCGGAVSPEMEPPKLLWVKENLQESWSMVFRWMDLSDWLSYRATGDDTRSLCTTVCKWTYLGHAHMHHVNDNHSRDMEACGWDDHFWEEIGLGDLIEGHHAKIGRSVAFPGHPLGSGLTPTAAKELGLEPGIPVGTSLIDAHAGGVGVIESVPPSEAEEHDKEAICNRMVLVCGTSTCHMAVSQKKLFIPGVWGPFWSAMVPEYWLTEGGQSATGALLDHIIESHAASTRLANRAASQDISVFELLNKMLETMIVEQNLSFVASLTEDVHVLPDFHGNRSPIADPKAKGVIYGLTLDTSEKQLALLYLAAVQGIAYGTRHIVEHCNANGHKINTLLACGGLSKNSVFMQEHADIIGCPIILPRESESVLLGAAILGAVATRKCLNLKEAMKAMNAPGEVIHPSKDPKVKKYHDAKYKIFRGLYEQQLSYRSMIAQALS; this is encoded by the exons ATGATGTCCGACACAGGAGGGGTTTTCTCCGATACACAATATCAACCCTTAGAAATGGCCGTTTCTTCCACTCCCGACAAGCCTTCTCGTACGGTATTCCTCGGCGTCGACGTCGGCACCGGCAGCGCTCGTGCAG GTCTTTTTGACAAGAAAGGAAAGCTTCTTGGTTTGTCAAGCAGCCCGATTCAGATATGGAAAGATGGTGCCTGTGTTGAG CAATCCTCTACAGATATATGGCTTGCAGTTTGTGCAGCTGTAAAAGCAGCTTGCTCTAAAGCTAAAGTTGCACCAACAGAAGTACAGGGTCTGGGATTTGCAGCTACTTGTTCTCTTG TTGCAGTGGATTCTGATAGCTCACCTGTTTCGGTTTCTTTGAGTGGTGATTCAAGAAGAAATGTTATTGTATGGATGGATCATAGAGCCGTAGAACAAGCCGAAAGGATCAATTCCTCTAAATCACCTGTATTGGAGTATTGTGGTGGAGCTGTTTCACCAGAAATGGAACCTCCAAAG CTTCTGTGGGTTAAAGAAAATTTGCAAGAATCTTGGTCAATGGTTTTCAGGTGGATGGACTTGAGTGATTGGTTGTCATACAG gGCTACCGGGGATGATACTCGCAGTCTATGCACCACTGTTTGTAAATGGACTTATCTGGGTCATGCACACATGCATCATGTCAATGATAACCACTCTCGAGATATGGAAGCTTGTGGATGGGATGATCACTTTTGGGAGGAAATTGGTTTGGGTGATCTTATTGAAGGACATCATGCTAAGATAG GACGAAGTGTTGCTTTCCCTGGCCATCCTCTGGGTTCTGGTCTTACTCCAACTGCAGCAAAG GAATTGGGTCTGGAACCGGGAATTCCTGTTGGGACATCACTCATAGATGCTCATGCCGGTGGCGTGGGGGTAATTGAAAGTGTGCCACCATCAGAAGCTGAAG AACATGACAAGGAAGCTATTTGCAATCGTATGGTGTTAGTTTGTGGAACTTCTACATGCCATATGGCAGTATCCCAGAAGAAATTGTTCATTCCAGGGGTTTGGGGTCCATTTTGGTCAG CAATGGTACCAGAATATTGGCTAACTGAAGGTGGGCAGAGTGCTACTGGTGCATTATTGGATCATATAATCGAAAGTCATGCTGCTTCTACACGCCTTGCAAATCGAGCTGCTTCCCAag ATATTTCAGTGTTTGAGCTTCTGAACAAGATGTTGGAAACAATGATAGTTGAGCAGAACCTATCCTTTGTTGCTTCCTTGACTGAAGATGTACACGTGCTTCCTGACTTCCATGGGAATAG GTCTCCCATTGCAGATCCAAAAGCAAAAGGTGTCATCTATGGTTTGACACTTGACACAAGTGAGAAACAGTTGGCTCTCCTTTACCTGGCAGCTGTGCAGGGCATTGCATATGGCACACGTCACATTGTAGAGCATTGCAATGCTAATGGTCACAAA ATCAACACACTACTTGCGTGTGGTGGCCTTTCAAAGAATTCTGTCTTCATGCAAGAACATGCTGATATTATTG GTTGCCCCATAATTCTTCCGAGGGAAAGTGAATCTGTGCTCTTAGGTGCGGCTATTCTGGGTGCTGTCGCTACAAGGAAATGTCTTAACCTTAAGGAGGCCATGAAAGCCATGAATGCACCAGGCGAG GTCATTCATCCATCTAAGGATCCGAAGGTCAAAAAGTACCATGATGCCAAATACAAGATCTTCCGTGGCCTTTATGAACAGCAGCTCTCTTATCGTTCCATGATTGCCCAAGCCTTATCATAG